One genomic window of Bradyrhizobium sp. B124 includes the following:
- a CDS encoding sulfite exporter TauE/SafE family protein, which yields MQLYLPIADIPVNVFLILAMGAAVGFVSGMFGIGGGFLMTPLLIFVGIAPAVAVASVASHIAASSFSGAISYWRRRAIDPLLAAVLLVGGTIGTALGVWTFTFLRSLGQLDLMIALSYVILLTTVGGLMFWEGLRAMLRSRRGGPVTLRKPGSHGWIHGLPLKLRFKRSKIYLSVIPVVVVGLVIGFIGAVMGIGGGFILVPLMIYVLRVPTSTVIGTSMVLTLVTMVFATMLHAVTNHLVDAVLALILMIGGVTGAQFGARAGQKIRGEHLRLLLGLLVLAVGIRFAVELVIRPQDLFSIRETGGAPP from the coding sequence GTGCAGCTCTACCTCCCGATCGCCGACATTCCGGTCAATGTCTTCCTCATCCTGGCGATGGGTGCGGCGGTTGGATTCGTCTCCGGCATGTTCGGGATCGGCGGCGGCTTCCTGATGACGCCGCTGCTGATCTTCGTCGGCATCGCGCCCGCGGTCGCGGTTGCCTCGGTCGCCAGCCACATCGCGGCCTCCTCATTCTCCGGCGCGATCTCCTATTGGCGCCGGCGCGCGATCGACCCGCTGCTGGCGGCGGTGCTGCTGGTCGGCGGCACGATCGGCACTGCGCTCGGGGTGTGGACCTTCACCTTCCTGCGTTCGCTCGGCCAGCTCGACCTGATGATCGCGCTGTCCTACGTCATCCTGCTGACCACGGTCGGCGGGCTGATGTTCTGGGAAGGCCTGCGCGCGATGCTGCGTTCCCGGCGCGGCGGCCCGGTCACGCTGCGCAAGCCCGGCAGCCATGGCTGGATCCACGGCCTGCCGCTGAAGCTGCGCTTCAAGCGCTCCAAGATCTACCTCTCGGTCATCCCGGTCGTCGTGGTCGGGCTCGTGATCGGCTTCATCGGTGCGGTGATGGGCATCGGCGGCGGCTTCATCCTGGTGCCGCTGATGATCTATGTGCTGCGGGTGCCGACCTCGACCGTGATCGGCACCTCGATGGTGCTCACCCTCGTCACCATGGTGTTCGCGACCATGCTGCACGCGGTGACCAACCATCTGGTCGACGCCGTGCTGGCGCTGATCCTGATGATCGGCGGTGTCACCGGCGCGCAGTTCGGCGCCCGTGCCGGCCAGAAGATCCGCGGCGAGCATCTGCGGCTCTTGCTCGGCCTGCTCGTGCTCGCGGTCGGCATCCGCTTTGCGGTCGAGCTGGTGATCCGGCCGCAGGACCTGTTCAGCATCCGCGAAACCGGCGGGGCCCCGCCATGA
- a CDS encoding Lrp/AsnC family transcriptional regulator, with the protein MGTTIVIDEMDRKILDVLQVEGRITNLELAERIGLSSAPCMRRVRTLEETGVINSYVALVDPARIGLGFDVIVELRLKQQNRESFARFEKKVIDLPEVVECCMIAGDWDYALRVVSSDLASYQSFILDRLMHPDTDIASYRTTIILRKVKSTTKIDSALF; encoded by the coding sequence ATGGGAACTACGATCGTGATCGACGAGATGGACCGGAAAATCCTCGACGTGCTGCAGGTCGAGGGGCGCATCACCAACCTCGAGCTGGCCGAGCGGATCGGCCTCTCGTCGGCCCCCTGTATGAGACGCGTCCGGACCCTGGAAGAGACCGGCGTCATCAATTCCTATGTGGCATTGGTGGACCCTGCGCGAATTGGACTCGGGTTCGACGTGATCGTCGAACTCCGCCTCAAGCAGCAGAACAGGGAATCCTTCGCGCGTTTCGAGAAAAAGGTGATCGACCTTCCGGAGGTCGTCGAATGCTGCATGATTGCCGGCGACTGGGATTACGCGCTGCGGGTCGTGTCCTCAGATCTCGCAAGCTATCAATCGTTCATCCTCGACCGCCTGATGCATCCCGACACCGATATCGCGAGCTACCGCACGACCATCATCCTGCGGAAGGTCAAATCGACGACGAAGATCGACAGCGCCCTGTTCTGA
- a CDS encoding aspartate aminotransferase family protein: MAGNDDKSFWDRARRHLIRYGGTFAPVIIERASGSFVYDADGRAILDFTSGQMSAVLGHGHPEIVKTIGEHAERLDHLFSGMLTRPVVALAEQLAELLPPGLDRALLLSTGAESNEAAIKMAKLATGRFETVAFAQSWHGMTSGAAGATYSAGRKGYGPAPVGSLAIPTPNPYRPRFGNAADWRAELAYAFDLVDRQSTGSLACMIAEPILSSGGLIDLPEGYLAALKELCRARGMLLIVDEAQTGLGRTGAMFAFERDGVVPDILTLSKTLGAGLPLAAVVTSAEIEERCHERGFLFYTTHVSDPMPAAVGLKVIEIILRDRLAERAGIAGARLRDGLLALQNRFECIGDVRGRGLMQGIEIVRDRFSKEPDEALGTLVSQRCLELGLSTNIVQLPGMGSVFRIAPPLTISDDEIDLGLSILSGAFESALQQMRD; the protein is encoded by the coding sequence ATGGCCGGAAACGACGACAAATCCTTCTGGGATCGCGCGCGGCGTCACCTCATCCGCTATGGCGGGACGTTCGCTCCCGTCATCATCGAGCGCGCCTCCGGATCCTTCGTCTATGACGCCGACGGCCGCGCCATCCTGGATTTCACGTCCGGGCAGATGAGCGCCGTGCTTGGTCACGGTCACCCGGAGATCGTCAAGACCATCGGCGAGCATGCCGAGCGGCTCGACCATCTGTTCAGCGGCATGCTGACGCGTCCGGTCGTCGCGCTCGCCGAACAGCTCGCGGAGCTCTTGCCACCGGGGCTCGATCGCGCCTTGCTGCTGAGCACGGGGGCCGAGTCGAACGAGGCGGCCATCAAGATGGCCAAGCTCGCCACCGGCCGCTTCGAGACCGTCGCGTTCGCGCAGTCCTGGCACGGCATGACATCGGGTGCAGCCGGGGCGACCTATTCGGCCGGCCGCAAGGGCTATGGTCCGGCGCCGGTCGGCTCGCTCGCGATCCCAACGCCGAACCCCTATCGGCCCCGCTTCGGCAATGCGGCCGACTGGCGGGCCGAACTGGCCTACGCCTTCGATCTCGTCGACCGCCAATCGACCGGCTCGCTTGCCTGCATGATCGCCGAGCCGATCCTGAGCTCCGGCGGGTTGATCGATCTGCCGGAGGGCTATCTCGCCGCGCTGAAGGAGCTGTGCCGCGCGCGCGGCATGCTGCTGATCGTCGACGAGGCGCAGACCGGGCTCGGGCGAACCGGCGCCATGTTCGCCTTCGAGCGTGACGGCGTCGTGCCCGATATCCTGACCTTGTCGAAGACGCTCGGCGCCGGGCTGCCATTGGCCGCGGTGGTCACGTCAGCGGAAATCGAGGAGCGCTGTCACGAGCGCGGCTTCCTGTTCTACACGACGCATGTATCGGACCCGATGCCGGCCGCGGTCGGGCTGAAGGTCATCGAGATCATCCTTCGCGACCGATTGGCCGAGCGCGCGGGGATCGCAGGCGCGCGGCTGAGGGATGGGCTGCTCGCGCTTCAGAACCGGTTCGAATGTATCGGCGACGTCCGCGGCCGAGGGCTGATGCAGGGCATCGAGATCGTGCGCGACCGCTTCAGCAAGGAGCCCGACGAAGCGCTCGGCACGCTTGTATCGCAGCGCTGCCTGGAGCTCGGACTGAGCACCAACATCGTGCAGTTGCCGGGCATGGGCAGCGTCTTCCGCATTGCTCCGCCGCTGACGATCAGCGACGACGAGATCGATCTCGGCCTCTCGATCCTGAGCGGAGCGTTCGAAAGCGCGTTGCAGCAGATGCGTGACTAG
- a CDS encoding TIGR02186 family protein, whose translation MRLRAALAIIGLAASLVATPARAERLIVSVSNHRVTVTPNYSGGELVLFGSVEKDDKTPSNRGNYDLVVTVAGPRADMVTRRKERKFGIWINTDSRQFLQVPGYLALFSNRPFDQIASPEVQRRQQLGLNNVLLMQRVGPDFADVVPNDPFRSAFVRLRSEHGLYREATSAVTFLTPTLFRTGIPLPAEVPIGTYNVEIKLFSDGALVTKTETAFEIVKVGFEQFVATTARQNGLVYGLVTAFMALMTGWMASIVFRKD comes from the coding sequence ATGAGGCTGCGCGCGGCGCTTGCGATCATCGGCCTCGCCGCCAGCCTGGTGGCCACACCCGCGCGCGCCGAGCGGCTGATCGTGTCGGTCTCCAACCACCGCGTCACCGTGACGCCGAACTATTCCGGCGGCGAGCTCGTGCTGTTCGGCTCGGTCGAGAAGGACGACAAGACGCCGTCCAATCGCGGCAATTACGATCTCGTCGTCACGGTGGCCGGTCCGCGCGCCGACATGGTGACGCGGCGCAAGGAGCGCAAATTCGGGATCTGGATCAACACCGACTCGCGGCAGTTCCTGCAGGTACCGGGCTATCTCGCGCTGTTCTCCAATCGTCCGTTCGACCAGATCGCCTCGCCGGAGGTGCAGCGGCGGCAGCAGCTCGGGCTCAACAACGTGCTGCTGATGCAGCGGGTCGGGCCCGACTTTGCCGACGTGGTGCCGAACGATCCGTTCCGCAGCGCCTTCGTCCGGCTGCGCTCCGAACACGGGCTGTACCGCGAAGCCACCTCGGCGGTGACGTTCCTGACCCCGACCTTGTTCCGCACCGGCATTCCGCTGCCGGCGGAGGTGCCGATCGGCACCTACAATGTCGAGATCAAGCTGTTTTCCGACGGCGCGCTGGTGACCAAGACCGAGACCGCCTTCGAGATCGTCAAGGTCGGCTTCGAGCAGTTCGTCGCCACCACCGCGCGGCAGAACGGCCTGGTCTACGGCCTCGTCACCGCTTTCATGGCGCTGATGACCGGCTGGATGGCCTCGATCGTGTTCCGCAAGGATTGA